From Toxorhynchites rutilus septentrionalis strain SRP unplaced genomic scaffold, ASM2978413v1 HiC_scaffold_23, whole genome shotgun sequence, a single genomic window includes:
- the LOC129781848 gene encoding tyrosine-protein kinase Src42A-like: MGNCFSSTAKTDTKEHHQIGAGVIDNDPVMPNNQVATPPQEQAIRQPMPAIPDPGGDSISTAKIFVALYDYDARTDEDLSFRKGEHLEILNDTQ; encoded by the coding sequence ATGGGCAACTGTTTCAGCAGCACTGCCAAAACCGACACCAAGGAGCACCACCAGATCGGTGCCGGTGTCATCGACAATGATCCGGTGATGCCCAACAATCAGGTGGCAACGCCACCCCAAGAGCAAGCCATTCGGCAGCCAATGCCGGCCATTCCGGATCCGGGCGGTGATTCGATCTCGACGGCGAAGATTTTCGTAGCGCTGTACGATTATGACGCACGGACGGACGAAGATTTAAGCTTCCGCAAAGGAGAGCATCTGGAGATTCTGAATGACACGCAG